The DNA segment TTATCAAATTTTACCTTTTCAGAAACAATTAATGATTTTTTTTCTTTTTATACTAATAAAATAGGTATGCAAGTGGATGGGGAGAATCTTGGTTGTAAAATGGAAGATAAAGAGTCGGGAAAACTGACTTTAAATGTTGGGGTTATAAATTTGATTAGAGATAAGGTGACTTTAACTTTTAATATAAGATATCCCATTACTAAAACCGACAAAGAGGTGGTAAAAAAAATAAATGAAACAATCAAAAATGAAGATATAACTTTAGAGGTAAAAAAAATATATTACCCTTTATATATTCCAAAAGATAGTAAACTTGTTAAAACATTAAGCTCTGTATATAAAAATTTGACAAATGATAATACAGAACCTTTAACTTTTGCTGGAGGTACATATGCTAGAGCTTTAAGTAATGCTGTAGCTTTTGGTGCAGTTTTCCCCAATGAAGAGATAATGGCACATCAAGTAAATGAATATATAAATATCGATTCACTTTTAAAAAATGCACAAATTATCGCTACAGCGATGTATGAGCTAAGTAATAATTAAAGTTTTTGAAGAATTTTAGAGATTTTTTTATAAAACTCATCAAAAGAGGGAAGATTTAACTCTGCTTCCCTTTGTTTTATTCCCCACATTGATTCAGGGAAATATGAATCCTCTTTAAATCTTGCCATAATATGAAAATGTACATGGGCAACATAGTTACCAAAAGATGCAATATTTATTTTTTCAGGATTAAAGTATTCAAGCATCTCTTTTTCAATAACATCTAAAGCTCTTAATATTTGCTCTTTTACATCACTTGGACACTGACTAAACTCTTTATACTCTCTATTAGTAAATATTTTTAACCAAGGGATTTCGCTTTTTTCTATTTGGATATTTATTAAATCATTTTTATATATTGTCATTTTACTACTCTTCTTATATCAAGTTTTGATTTGAAAATAATATAATAAAGTTACTTAATAGAATTTCATCTTTATTCCTATAAGCATAGACTAGTTAAACAACATTTAAGCTAAAATTAATTATAATCCGTTTCCATTTTTCCAACCATCAAGGAAGTTTTTATAAAATTTTTGTGTTTTATAAAAAGTTGGTAAGAGGGGAGAGAACGAGCAAAAACAACTGCTTGTGCCTTGAACTTACCTAGGAAATAGGCTTTTGAATTTATTCAAAGAGGATTCAAACAGCTCTTATTTAGAGCTGTTTAGGCAGAAAAAACGTAAAGCAGTTTATGTTTTCTTAACGCCTCTTGCCTGTTGGATTGTGGGAATAACACAAAAAGGACAACTGATGAAAGTTAGAGCTTCAGTAAAGAAAATGTGTGATAAATGTAAAGTTATCAAAAGAAGAGGTATCGTAAGAGTAATCTGCGAAAACAAAAAACATAAACAGAGACAAGGATAATCATGGCTAGGATTGCAGGTGTTGATTTACCAAATAAAAAAAGAATGGAGTATGCATTAACATACATCTATGGTATTGGTTTACATAATTCTAGACTTATCTTAGATGCTGTTGGAATTGATTACAACAAAAGAGCACATGAGTTAACAGAAGATGAAGCAGCAGCTATTAGAAAAGAGATTCAAGAACACTATATGGTGGAAGGGGATCTTAGAAAAAAAGTTGCTATGGATATTAAATCACTTATGGATTTAGGTTCATACAGAGGTTTAAGACACAGAAAAAGTTTACCTTGTAGAGGGCAAAAAACTAAAACAAATGCACGTACTAGAAAAGGTAAAAAGAAAACTGTTGGTGCAGCAACTAAATAAGGATAACGTATGGCAAAAAGAAAAGTAACTAGAAAAAAAGTAGTAAAAAAGAATATTGCTGACGGTATCGTACATATAGCAGCATCATTCAATAACACAATGGTAACTGTTACTGACAATGCAGGTAATGCAATCGCATGGTCAAGTGCAGGAAACTTAGGGTTTAAAGGTTCTAAAAAATCTACTCCATTTGCAGCTCAACAAGCAGTTGAAGATGCAATGAACAAAGCAAAAGAGCACGGTATTAAAAACGTTGGGATTAAAATCCAAGGACCAGGTTCAGGTAGAGACACAGCAGTAAAATCTGTTGGATCAATTGAAGGTATTACAGTAAAATGGTTTAAAGATGTTACACCATTACCGCACAACGGATGTAGACCTCCTAAAAGAAGAAGAGTGTAAGGAGTAGTTAATGGCTAGATATAGAGGACCAAGAGAAAAGATTGAAAGAAGATTGGATGCAGACCTTGGATTAAAAGGTGAAAGAAGACTTAACGGAAAATCTGCATTAGAAAAAAGACCATTTGCTCCAGGACAACACGGACAAAGAAGAGCAAAAATCTCTGAGTATGGTTTACAACTAAGAGAAAAACAAAAAGCTAAATTTATGTATGGTGTTTCTGAAAAACAATTTAGAAAATACTTTAAAGAAGCTGCAAGAAGAGAAGGTAACACAGGGGCAAACCTTATTACTTTTATCGAGCAAAGATTAGACAACGTTGTATTTAGAATGGGATTTGCTACAACTAGAGCATTTGCTAGACAAATTACAACTCACGGTCACATTTTAGTAGATGGTAAAAAAGTTGATATTCCATCATACGTGGTAAAACCAGGTCAAAAAGTTGAAATTAAAGAAAAATCTAAAACTAACCCACAAATCGTAAGAGCTTTAGAGCTTACAAACCAAACTGGTATGGTTGACTGGGTTGATGTAGATAAAGATAAAGTATTTGGAATTTTTACAAGAATCCCAACAAGAGAAGAAGTTGTTATTCCAGTGGAAGAAAGATTAATTGTAGAGTTATATTCTAAATAATAAATAATAAGGTAAGCTATGAAAAAATTTGCAGATACACCATTTTTACCAACAGAGGTTGAGATAGAAGCTATCAGTGACAATGAAGCTAAAATATCAGCATATCCATTTGAGAGTGGTTACGCTATCACATTAGCGCACCCATTAAGAAGACTTTTATTAAGTTCTTCAGTTGGGTATGCTCCTATTGCAGTAAAAATTGAAGGTGCTTCTCACGAGTTTGACTCGTTAAGAGGAATGCTTGAAGATATAGCTATTTTTATAATTAATCTTAAAAACATTAAGTTTAAAATTAATGGTGATGAAGAACAAGTTATTGTTGAATACTCTTTTGATGGTCCAAAAGAGATTAAAGGTGAAGATTTGGTAAACTCTGATGTAGAAGTTGTAAGTCCAGATGTTCACTTAGCAACAATTAACTCTGACTGTAACTTAACATTCTCTGTTATTATCCAAAGAGGTATTGGTTATATGCCATCTGAAGATATTAGAGATATGGTAAGTACAGACTATATTCCACTTGACGCTTTCTTTACTCCTGTAAAAAAAGTTGTTTATAATATAGAAAAAATGTTAGTTGAAGATAATCCTAACTTTGAAAAAGCTGTATTTACAGTACAAACAAATGGACAAATTACTCCAGTTGCTGCATTTAAAGAAGCAGTATCAATTATGTACTCACAAATGTCAGTATTTAACAAAGTATTTGATTTATCTGAAGTTACAGTTAATGATTCTGGTGAAGAGCCAGTTGAATTAAAAGATTTAATTGTAAAAATTGACGATTTAAACCTAAGTGCTAGAAGTTTCAATTCTTTAGATAGAGCTGGACTAAAATTCCTTGGTGAATTAGTACTTATGAGTGAAGTAGAAGTTAAGAATATTAAAAATTTAGGAAAAAAATCTTTTGATGAGATCGCAGAGAAATTAGACTCTTTAGGTTTCCCAATTGAGAATACACTTCCTGAAAATGTTGCTTCAGCTTTAAGAAGAAAGCTAGAGCAATTAAAAGCATAATTAAGGGTTTGATATGAGACATAAGCACGGATATAGAAAATTAAACAGAACTTCTTCTCATAGAAAAGCGTTACTAAAGAATTTAGCTATCGCTTTAATTGAAAGAGAGAAGATAGAAACAACTGTTCCAAAAGCAAAAGAGTTAAAAAGATATATTGAGAGATTAGTTACAACTGCAAGAAATGCAGATCTTAACACTCACAGAGCTGTATTTGCTTTATTACAAGATAAAGAATCTACAAAAAAACTTATTAACGAAGTTGCTCCAAAATATTTGGAGAGAAATGGTGGTTACACTTCTATTGTTAAAACAAGAATTAGAAGAGGTGACGCAACACCTATGGCATTTATCTCTTTTGTATAGTAGATAGTTGCAAAACTAAAAGGGAGGTGAGTTTCTTGCCTCCCTTTTTTATTTCCCCAAATATTCCCCTAACTAAATTACTTTACCCCTTTTTAATCAACATTTTTGTATAATTTCGCGCAATATACTATTTGTAAATCCTAGGAGATAGATTTGATAACTCTAAAAGAAGCACTAAGTTTAAACGGTGAAGAAATAAAAAAACTAAGAGAAGATTTGACCTTAAAAATCAAAAACAGTAACATCGGTGCTTACGTAGAACAATTAACTAACTGTGATATTACAACTTCAGGTGAAGGTATTCCAATAGCTATTAAAGATATTATCAATGTTAAAAATTGGAACATTACTTGTTGTAGTAATATTTTAAAAGGTTACGTAAGTCCATACGATGCAACTGTTATTAAAAATCTTAGAGATGCAGGACTTAGCCCTTTTGGTAGAGCAAATATGGATGAGTTTGCTATGGGAAGTAGTACAGATACTTCTTGTTATGGTAAAACTTTAAATCCAAATAATCCTAAGAAAACAGCTGGTGGAAGTAGTGGTGGAAGTGCAGCAGCAGTAGCTTCAGGTATTGCAGTCGCAGCACTTGGAACTGATACTGGAGGTTCTGTTAGACAACCAGCAGCATATTGCGGATGTGTTGGTATGAAACCAACATATGGAAGAGTGTCAAGATATGGAGTAACAGCTTACTCTTCATCTCTTGATCAAGTGGGACCTATAACTCAAAATGTAGAAGATGCGGCAATTTTATACGATATTATCTCTGGGCATGACCCAATGGATTCAACTTCTGCAAATGTTGATTATACTCCTGTAGCTCCTAACTTAAACAGCAATAGAAAACTAAAAATTGCAGTTATTGATAACTTTGTTGAACAAGCAAGTGATGAGATAAAACAAGGTTTTGCAAAAGCAGTTAAAGCTTTTGAAGAAGCTGGGCATGAGATTGTTCACAAAAATATGCTTGATACTGATAAGATTCTTTCATCTTATTACATTGTTGCAACTGCAGAGGCTAGTGCAAATCTATCTAGGTTTGATGGTGTACGATATGGAAATAGAAAAGGTGAGGGTGGACTTAAAGATATGTATACTCAAACAAAATCTCAAGGTTTTGGTGACGAGGTACAAAAAAGAATCATGTTAGGTTCTTTTGTTTTAAGTTCAGGATATTATGACGCTTATTATATTAAAGCACAAAAAGTAAGACACTTAATAAAAGATGAGTATGAACAAATTTTTAAAGATGCAGATTTAATCCTTTCTCCAGTTGCACCAACAACTGCTCCTGAGTTTGGAAGTTTTAAAACTTCATTGGAGATGTATTTAAGTGATATTTATACAATCTCAGTAAATCTAGCTGGTCTTCCAGCAATCTCACTTCCTGTTGATAGAGACAGTGAGGGTATGCCAATAGGTTTACAATTAATTGGAAAAGCTTACAATGAGCAAACTCTATTTGATGGTGCTTTAGCATTAGAAAAAGCTGTTAATTACAAATAATTAAAAATTACAAAAGGCATAGTATGAAAATTAGAAAAAGAGCATTGACATTTGAAGATGTTTTATTGGTTCCTGCAAAATCAGAAGTTTTACCTAAAGAGGTATGTTTAAAATCAAAATTAACAAAAAATATTTCACTTAATATTCCTTTTGTAAGTGCAGCTATGGATACAGTTACTGAGTATCAAGCGGCAATTGCAATGGCTAGACTTGGTGGTATTGGTATTATTCATAAAAATATGGATATTGAGTCACAAGTACTACAATGTAAAAAAGTTAAAAAAAGTGAATCTGGAATGATTATAGATCCAGTTACAATTAAAAAGACTCAAACTCTACAAGATGCAGAGGATATTATGGCATCTTATAAAATCTCTGGAGTTCCAGTTGTAGATGATAATAATATTTTATTAGGAATTCTAACAAATAGAGATATGAGATTTACTAAAGATTACTCTCAATTAGTACAAGACAAAATGACTCTTATGCCACTTGTTACTGGAAAAGAGGGAACAACACTTGATGAAGCTGCTGATATTATGCACCAAAATAAATTTGAAAAATTACCAATTGTTGATAAAAACAATAAACTAATTGGTCTTATTACAATCAAAGATATAAACAAAAAAAGAGAATATCCAAATGCAAATAAAGATGAGTTTGGAAGACTTAGAGTTGGAGCAGCAATTGGTGTAGGACAACTAGATAGAGCAAGAGCTTTAGTAGAAGTTGGAGTTGATGTTTTAGTTTTAGATTCAGCTCATGGACACTCAAAAGGTATTTTAGATACAGTAAAAGCAATTAAAAAAGAACTAAAAGTTGATATTATTGCAGGAAATGTTGCAACAGCTGAAGCTACAGCTGATTTAATAGCTTGTGGAGCAGATGCTGTTAAAGTTGGAATTGGACCTGGATCTATTTGTACAACAAGAATTGTTGCAGGTGTTGGTGTCCCTCAAATATCTGCAATTGATGAGTGTGCGGCAGAGGGTGCTAAACATGGAGTTCCAATTATTGCTGATGGGGGTATTAAGTTTTCTGGTGATGTTGCAAAAGCTTTAGCAGTTGGTGCAAGTGCCGTTATGATGGGAAGTGCTTTGGCTGGAACAGAAGAGTCTCCAGGTGAAGTTATTTTATCTCATGGTAGAAAATTTAAAACATATAGAGGAATGGGTTCAATTGGAGCTATGACAAAAGGAAGTACAGATAGATATTTCCAAGAGGGAACAGCTGCAGATAAACTTGTACCTGAAGGTATTGAAGGAATGGTTCCATATAGAGGAGCTATTGGGGATATTATCCACCAATTTGTTGGAGGATTAAGAAGCTCAATGGGATACTTAGGAAGTAAAGATATCTTAACATTCCAACAAAGAGCAGAGTTTGTAGAGATTACGAGTGCGGGGCTTAAAGAGAGTCATGTGCATGATGTTACCATCACAAATGAAGCTCCTAATTACCACATCTAGAAAGTGAAAAGGTGATGTTTTAAACATCATCTTTTCGCTTTACTCTGCGTTGAACTGAAAATTTTAATGCTCACGTACTTGCGTGTACGCTTCTCTTAAAATTTTCACTTCGCCTTGATTAAAACTAAAATCTAATATTTATAACATCACTTTTTTAACATCTTTTGTATTTAGATTTTATTATTTTTATAATTATTTTGATAGAATATTATTATAAGGATAGTAATGGATAGAAATAAATTAAAAATTATTTATGATGAATATGGAAAAATTATCAGTGTTTTTATTTCAATAGTAGCATTATATGTAAGTATATTATCTTTTAATGAAAATAAAAAAGCTAATTTAATTAATGAAGAAGTAATAAGACCTATATTAACAATCGAAAATTTTGATGCTCAATATAGCAAAAATAAAATAAAATTTAAATTTAGTTTAAAAAATATTGGAAAATCAACAGCAGTAATAGATAATTTCCAAATTGCAACTTTAAAATTGGGTAGTGATTTTGTAAAAAAGTATGATACTTTGAAGAATAGAATTGTTCAACCTAATGGGATAACACAAGAAGAATTAGTTATTGATAGATTTATATCAAGTAATAATTCAAATGTTGAAATTGATCAAACTAAAATAAATCCAAAATTAATTTCTTTTATTTT comes from the Halarcobacter ebronensis genome and includes:
- a CDS encoding HIT family protein, producing MTIYKNDLINIQIEKSEIPWLKIFTNREYKEFSQCPSDVKEQILRALDVIEKEMLEYFNPEKINIASFGNYVAHVHFHIMARFKEDSYFPESMWGIKQREAELNLPSFDEFYKKISKILQKL
- the rpmJ gene encoding 50S ribosomal protein L36, with translation MKVRASVKKMCDKCKVIKRRGIVRVICENKKHKQRQG
- the rpsM gene encoding 30S ribosomal protein S13, encoding MARIAGVDLPNKKRMEYALTYIYGIGLHNSRLILDAVGIDYNKRAHELTEDEAAAIRKEIQEHYMVEGDLRKKVAMDIKSLMDLGSYRGLRHRKSLPCRGQKTKTNARTRKGKKKTVGAATK
- the rpsK gene encoding 30S ribosomal protein S11, whose product is MAKRKVTRKKVVKKNIADGIVHIAASFNNTMVTVTDNAGNAIAWSSAGNLGFKGSKKSTPFAAQQAVEDAMNKAKEHGIKNVGIKIQGPGSGRDTAVKSVGSIEGITVKWFKDVTPLPHNGCRPPKRRRV
- the rpsD gene encoding 30S ribosomal protein S4; amino-acid sequence: MARYRGPREKIERRLDADLGLKGERRLNGKSALEKRPFAPGQHGQRRAKISEYGLQLREKQKAKFMYGVSEKQFRKYFKEAARREGNTGANLITFIEQRLDNVVFRMGFATTRAFARQITTHGHILVDGKKVDIPSYVVKPGQKVEIKEKSKTNPQIVRALELTNQTGMVDWVDVDKDKVFGIFTRIPTREEVVIPVEERLIVELYSK
- a CDS encoding DNA-directed RNA polymerase subunit alpha codes for the protein MKKFADTPFLPTEVEIEAISDNEAKISAYPFESGYAITLAHPLRRLLLSSSVGYAPIAVKIEGASHEFDSLRGMLEDIAIFIINLKNIKFKINGDEEQVIVEYSFDGPKEIKGEDLVNSDVEVVSPDVHLATINSDCNLTFSVIIQRGIGYMPSEDIRDMVSTDYIPLDAFFTPVKKVVYNIEKMLVEDNPNFEKAVFTVQTNGQITPVAAFKEAVSIMYSQMSVFNKVFDLSEVTVNDSGEEPVELKDLIVKIDDLNLSARSFNSLDRAGLKFLGELVLMSEVEVKNIKNLGKKSFDEIAEKLDSLGFPIENTLPENVASALRRKLEQLKA
- the rplQ gene encoding 50S ribosomal protein L17, coding for MRHKHGYRKLNRTSSHRKALLKNLAIALIEREKIETTVPKAKELKRYIERLVTTARNADLNTHRAVFALLQDKESTKKLINEVAPKYLERNGGYTSIVKTRIRRGDATPMAFISFV
- the gatA gene encoding Asp-tRNA(Asn)/Glu-tRNA(Gln) amidotransferase subunit GatA — translated: MITLKEALSLNGEEIKKLREDLTLKIKNSNIGAYVEQLTNCDITTSGEGIPIAIKDIINVKNWNITCCSNILKGYVSPYDATVIKNLRDAGLSPFGRANMDEFAMGSSTDTSCYGKTLNPNNPKKTAGGSSGGSAAAVASGIAVAALGTDTGGSVRQPAAYCGCVGMKPTYGRVSRYGVTAYSSSLDQVGPITQNVEDAAILYDIISGHDPMDSTSANVDYTPVAPNLNSNRKLKIAVIDNFVEQASDEIKQGFAKAVKAFEEAGHEIVHKNMLDTDKILSSYYIVATAEASANLSRFDGVRYGNRKGEGGLKDMYTQTKSQGFGDEVQKRIMLGSFVLSSGYYDAYYIKAQKVRHLIKDEYEQIFKDADLILSPVAPTTAPEFGSFKTSLEMYLSDIYTISVNLAGLPAISLPVDRDSEGMPIGLQLIGKAYNEQTLFDGALALEKAVNYK
- the guaB gene encoding IMP dehydrogenase translates to MKIRKRALTFEDVLLVPAKSEVLPKEVCLKSKLTKNISLNIPFVSAAMDTVTEYQAAIAMARLGGIGIIHKNMDIESQVLQCKKVKKSESGMIIDPVTIKKTQTLQDAEDIMASYKISGVPVVDDNNILLGILTNRDMRFTKDYSQLVQDKMTLMPLVTGKEGTTLDEAADIMHQNKFEKLPIVDKNNKLIGLITIKDINKKREYPNANKDEFGRLRVGAAIGVGQLDRARALVEVGVDVLVLDSAHGHSKGILDTVKAIKKELKVDIIAGNVATAEATADLIACGADAVKVGIGPGSICTTRIVAGVGVPQISAIDECAAEGAKHGVPIIADGGIKFSGDVAKALAVGASAVMMGSALAGTEESPGEVILSHGRKFKTYRGMGSIGAMTKGSTDRYFQEGTAADKLVPEGIEGMVPYRGAIGDIIHQFVGGLRSSMGYLGSKDILTFQQRAEFVEITSAGLKESHVHDVTITNEAPNYHI